Proteins from a single region of Nakamurella deserti:
- a CDS encoding dihydrolipoyl dehydrogenase family protein: protein MDTLSHFDVAVIGAGPAGTAAALRAAELGATVVVLEAGRLGGTCVNTGCVPTRVLAKTARLVRDARHAHEYGIELGNPSVDWPATAARVRERVDNVRGIKSEARRFAEAGITLIQEGRARFADDTTLVLDSGRRVTATSILICVGGHSRRLPIPGAELATVPEHVLDLPTLPRRVAVIGAGNTGAQLVTVFNAFGSEVTLLDVAPRILVASDASISAVVAAAFVDQGVDVRTGIQGVDRLTRADDGRITLDWRAADTAETADFDAVIVATGWPADVEDLGLADAGIEVVRSAIPADQYFRTVVPHVFAVGDANGRDMLVQAAQFEGEAAAENAVLGANRRTPHHLLPAGGFTDPDYAGVGLTEAQARERDPACVVATVPFAKVDRAVIDDRETGFLKLISDRRRELILGAHAVGENAIEVVQSVTTAMAAGIDVSTLANVRFAYPTYSVVIGMAARALLAEPDRPAALE, encoded by the coding sequence ATGGACACCCTCAGCCACTTCGACGTCGCGGTGATCGGGGCCGGCCCCGCCGGCACCGCCGCCGCCCTGCGGGCCGCCGAGCTGGGTGCGACGGTGGTGGTGCTGGAGGCCGGTCGCCTCGGCGGGACCTGCGTCAACACCGGGTGCGTGCCCACCCGCGTGCTCGCCAAGACGGCCCGGCTGGTGCGGGACGCGCGGCACGCCCACGAGTACGGCATCGAGCTCGGGAACCCGTCCGTGGACTGGCCGGCCACCGCCGCCCGGGTCCGCGAGCGGGTCGACAACGTCCGCGGCATCAAGAGCGAGGCGCGGCGGTTCGCCGAGGCCGGGATCACGCTCATCCAGGAAGGCCGCGCCCGGTTCGCCGACGACACGACGCTGGTGCTCGACAGCGGGCGCCGGGTCACCGCCACCTCGATCCTGATCTGCGTCGGGGGCCACTCGCGGCGGCTGCCGATCCCGGGTGCGGAGCTCGCCACCGTCCCCGAGCACGTCCTGGACCTCCCGACGCTCCCCCGTCGCGTCGCGGTGATCGGGGCCGGCAACACCGGCGCGCAACTCGTCACCGTCTTCAACGCCTTCGGCTCCGAGGTCACCCTGCTCGACGTGGCGCCACGCATCCTGGTCGCGTCGGACGCGTCCATCTCGGCGGTCGTGGCGGCCGCGTTCGTCGACCAGGGCGTCGACGTCCGGACCGGGATCCAGGGCGTGGACCGCCTGACCCGCGCCGACGACGGCCGCATCACCCTGGACTGGCGCGCCGCCGACACCGCCGAAACCGCCGACTTCGACGCCGTCATCGTGGCCACCGGCTGGCCCGCCGACGTCGAAGACCTCGGGCTGGCCGACGCCGGCATCGAGGTGGTGCGCTCGGCCATCCCCGCCGACCAGTACTTCCGCACCGTGGTGCCGCACGTGTTCGCCGTCGGTGACGCCAACGGGCGCGACATGCTCGTCCAGGCGGCCCAGTTCGAGGGCGAGGCGGCCGCGGAGAACGCGGTGCTGGGCGCCAACCGACGGACCCCGCACCATCTGCTGCCCGCGGGCGGGTTCACCGATCCCGACTACGCCGGGGTCGGTCTGACCGAGGCCCAGGCCCGGGAGCGCGACCCCGCGTGCGTCGTGGCGACCGTCCCGTTCGCCAAGGTGGACCGCGCGGTCATCGACGACCGGGAGACCGGATTCCTCAAGCTCATCTCCGACCGTCGCCGTGAGCTCATCCTCGGCGCGCACGCGGTGGGCGAGAACGCGATCGAGGTCGTCCAGTCGGTCACCACCGCGATGGCCGCCGGCATCGACGTGTCCACGCTGGCGAACGTGCGCTTCGCATACCCCACCTACAGCGTCGTCATCGGGATGGCCGCCCGGGCCCTGCTCGCCGAGCCGGACCGGCCCGCGGCCCTGGAGTAG
- a CDS encoding NAD(P)/FAD-dependent oxidoreductase, with protein MGVVVVGAGISGVMCARELRSAGVAVTVLDRGRVVGGRMASKRHDGRPVDTGASYFTVSDAAFDAVVRDWERRGLARPWTDTFDAYSADGHERKTGSMRWAAPAGLRSLVTDLAAELQVRGQHHVGSVDRADGTLTVDGAPADAVVLAMPDPQAARVLSPALTAVSTALTDPFQPVLALTTIFAERSWTPLDGAFVNDHPTINWIADDGRRRGDDAPVLVAHSTPDFARHHLEDPAEAADPMTAALRTVLDLDAEPVLAQVHRWTFGKPAGQREEPYFLGDDLVGVCGDAWSAKPRVESAFLSGRALGRALVHRLGA; from the coding sequence ATGGGTGTCGTCGTGGTGGGAGCCGGGATCTCCGGGGTCATGTGTGCGCGGGAACTGCGATCGGCCGGTGTGGCGGTCACGGTCCTCGACCGGGGCCGGGTGGTCGGCGGCCGGATGGCGTCCAAGCGCCACGACGGCCGCCCGGTCGACACCGGCGCCTCCTACTTCACCGTCTCCGACGCCGCCTTCGACGCGGTGGTCCGGGACTGGGAGCGCCGCGGGCTGGCCCGGCCGTGGACGGACACCTTCGACGCGTACTCCGCCGACGGTCACGAGCGCAAGACCGGCTCGATGCGGTGGGCCGCGCCCGCGGGGCTGCGCAGCCTGGTCACCGATCTGGCCGCGGAACTGCAGGTCCGCGGCCAGCACCACGTCGGATCGGTGGACCGGGCCGACGGGACTCTGACCGTGGACGGCGCGCCCGCCGACGCGGTGGTTCTGGCGATGCCCGATCCGCAGGCCGCCCGCGTGCTGTCGCCGGCGCTCACGGCCGTGTCCACCGCGCTGACCGACCCTTTCCAGCCGGTGCTCGCCCTCACCACGATCTTCGCCGAGCGCAGCTGGACGCCGTTGGACGGCGCCTTCGTCAACGATCACCCGACGATCAACTGGATCGCCGACGACGGCCGCCGTCGCGGCGACGACGCCCCGGTGCTGGTCGCCCACTCCACGCCCGATTTCGCCCGCCACCACCTGGAGGATCCGGCAGAAGCCGCGGACCCGATGACCGCCGCGCTGCGCACGGTCCTGGACCTCGACGCCGAACCGGTGCTCGCGCAGGTGCACCGGTGGACGTTCGGCAAGCCCGCCGGGCAGCGCGAGGAGCCGTACTTCCTGGGCGACGACCTCGTCGGGGTGTGCGGCGACGCGTGGTCGGCGAAACCGCGGGTGGAGTCGGCGTTCCTGTCCGGCCGGGCGCTCGGGCGCGCACTGGTCCACCGACTCGGCGCCTGA
- a CDS encoding NAD(P)/FAD-dependent oxidoreductase: MRQGPDVVVVGAGMAGLACAVELESRGLQVQVLERAERVGGRIRTEIVDGFRCDVGFQLLNPAYPQARRQLDLTALGLQPFAAGVRVHRADRTVRLGDPRRAPWLLPATLSSGLLDVREIAGLVWWAVPTVVTPQRSLRRPDRTLGEALDAVGVRGPLRRRVLAPFLSGVLADDPEAASDRYVRLLVRSFLLGTPGLPREGMQAIPDQLATRLRTAVRTGTAVRGIGPGTAVRTDDGTVHARAVVVATDLPAATALDVAAPRPVGGLTTWWFAAPPGLPTDRLLCVDGDGGPVANTAVVSAAAPSYAPPGRDLVQLTAVTAAGLDDTRARSEAGRLWDTGSSGWDLLVRHDVTEALPVTRPPLTVRRAVDRGDGLFVCGDHRDTPSTQGALVSGRRTALAVARQLGVAAD; encoded by the coding sequence ATGCGACAGGGGCCGGATGTGGTGGTGGTCGGGGCCGGAATGGCCGGCCTGGCCTGTGCGGTCGAGCTGGAGTCCCGTGGCCTGCAGGTGCAGGTGCTGGAGCGGGCGGAGCGGGTGGGTGGCCGCATCCGGACCGAGATCGTCGACGGCTTCCGGTGCGACGTCGGCTTCCAGCTGCTCAATCCCGCCTACCCGCAGGCCCGGCGGCAGCTCGACCTGACCGCGCTGGGTCTGCAGCCGTTCGCCGCCGGGGTCCGGGTGCACCGCGCCGACCGGACCGTGCGGCTCGGCGACCCGCGGCGGGCGCCGTGGTTGCTGCCGGCGACGCTGTCCAGCGGGCTGCTCGACGTCCGTGAGATCGCCGGGCTGGTGTGGTGGGCCGTGCCGACCGTGGTCACCCCGCAGCGCAGCCTGCGTCGGCCGGACCGCACGCTCGGCGAAGCGCTGGACGCCGTGGGGGTGCGCGGCCCGCTGCGCCGCCGGGTCCTCGCCCCGTTCCTGAGCGGCGTGCTCGCCGACGACCCGGAGGCCGCGTCGGACCGCTATGTCCGGCTGCTCGTCCGCTCGTTCCTGCTGGGCACCCCGGGGCTGCCCCGCGAAGGCATGCAGGCGATCCCCGACCAGCTCGCGACGCGGCTGCGGACGGCTGTGCGGACCGGGACAGCGGTGCGCGGCATCGGGCCGGGGACCGCCGTGCGCACCGACGACGGCACCGTCCACGCGCGCGCGGTCGTCGTGGCCACCGATCTGCCGGCCGCCACGGCGCTCGACGTCGCCGCCCCGCGACCGGTGGGCGGCCTGACGACCTGGTGGTTCGCCGCCCCACCGGGCCTGCCGACCGACCGCTTGTTGTGCGTCGACGGCGACGGCGGGCCGGTCGCCAACACCGCCGTGGTGTCCGCCGCCGCCCCCAGCTACGCGCCGCCCGGGCGGGACCTGGTGCAGCTCACCGCGGTGACGGCGGCCGGCCTGGACGACACCCGGGCCCGGTCGGAGGCCGGCCGGTTGTGGGACACCGGGAGCTCCGGTTGGGACCTGCTGGTCCGGCACGACGTCACCGAGGCGCTGCCGGTCACCCGGCCGCCGCTGACCGTGCGTCGTGCCGTCGACCGCGGCGACGGGCTGTTCGTGTGCGGCGACCACCGGGACACCCCGTCGACGCAGGGCGCGCTGGTGTCGGGTCGCCGGACCGCGCTGGCGGTGGCACGGCAGCTGGGTGTGGCGGCGGACTGA
- a CDS encoding UPF0182 family protein — MQRPPINLPSMSRRSRRVIIALVSIAVLFVLWFNFVGIYVDYLWFSEVGFQAVFTTQLLSRIVLFLITGVLAGLIVFGAIVLAYRSRPVFVPTDEIDPLAPYRIAISGRPKLITIGISAIVGVVCGLSAQANWDTVQLWLNGTSFGTTDAQFGNDVGFYVFDLPLYELVLGWLFVIIAVAFFVVLIVQYLYGGIRTTGPGRKITSAASLQLSLLIGAFVLVKAVQYWFDRYALLFSNRSTVFTGASYTDVNAVLPAKLILMCIAAICAVGFFVGAFLRSVKLPAVALALLVLSGVLIGGAWPLILQSVRVTPNAITLEKEYIERNIAATRSAYGIGDDKVTYVPYNPPNTGSPASLVASNASVPNARLLDPTLLSPTWIQQQQNKNFYSFTSQLAVDRYTVNGETEDYIVAVREVDISKLAENQQNWINEHLVYTHGDGFVAAPASQVSGASTQVEGGAQGTGFPTYAVSDLANKGQGPIPVQEPFTRVYYGQLGADYSIVGAEPGQDGREYDTDSPGYTYTGSGGVDVGNLFKRLVFATQYGEPNFLFSTELNGASKIMYNRDPVERVEKAAPFLTTDTKPYPAVVDGRIVWIVDGYTTAANYPYAQNVSLNTATNSSQVAQGATAQVDERVSYIRNSVKATVDAYDGTVKLYGVDDTDPILKAWEGVFPDLIIPGDQASDDLKAHFRYPQDLFEVQRSLLAKYQVSDGTEFYQSSGFWQVPNDPTVDGTAASAAQPPYYLQLSLPGEETPSFQLTSALTGFQRQFMGGYISASSDPGNYGKITVLRFPGATTTPGPVQVQQVLRNNQDVSRNLTLIGLQNVRFGNLLTLPLDNGLLYIEPVYAQAQAAGGQSYPQLNLVLVWYGSRVGLGNSIETALENAAGSAVEPVPGDGGDGGGTSVPPTTDDGTGAPSTTPQVPANAEQALVEVQSALEEVKSAQTGGSFAEVGAAQDRLNTALSNYLNLVGAGTTPDGSAPTTEATETTEATTAAPTTTG; from the coding sequence GTGCAGCGGCCCCCGATAAACCTGCCGTCGATGTCCCGCCGGTCGCGGCGCGTGATCATCGCGCTGGTCAGCATCGCCGTCCTGTTCGTGCTCTGGTTCAACTTCGTCGGTATCTACGTCGACTACCTGTGGTTCTCCGAGGTCGGGTTCCAGGCCGTCTTCACCACCCAGCTGCTGAGCCGGATCGTGCTCTTCCTCATCACCGGGGTGCTGGCGGGGCTGATCGTGTTCGGGGCGATCGTGCTGGCCTACCGCTCACGGCCGGTCTTCGTGCCCACCGACGAGATCGACCCGCTGGCGCCGTACCGGATCGCCATCTCCGGGCGGCCCAAGCTGATCACCATCGGGATCTCCGCGATCGTCGGTGTCGTCTGCGGGCTGTCCGCGCAGGCCAACTGGGACACCGTCCAGCTGTGGCTCAACGGCACCAGCTTCGGTACCACGGACGCCCAGTTCGGCAACGACGTCGGCTTCTACGTCTTCGACCTGCCGCTCTACGAGCTGGTCCTGGGGTGGCTGTTCGTCATCATCGCCGTGGCGTTCTTCGTCGTCCTCATCGTCCAGTACCTCTACGGCGGCATCCGCACGACCGGCCCCGGCCGCAAGATCACCTCTGCGGCGAGCCTGCAGCTGTCCCTGCTGATCGGGGCGTTCGTGCTGGTCAAGGCGGTGCAGTACTGGTTCGACCGGTACGCGCTGCTGTTCAGCAACCGCAGCACGGTGTTCACCGGAGCCTCCTACACCGACGTGAACGCGGTGCTGCCCGCCAAGCTGATCCTGATGTGCATCGCGGCCATCTGTGCCGTCGGCTTCTTCGTCGGTGCGTTCCTGCGCTCGGTCAAGCTGCCCGCCGTCGCGCTGGCCCTGCTGGTGCTGTCCGGGGTGCTCATCGGCGGCGCCTGGCCGCTCATCCTGCAGAGCGTCCGGGTCACCCCGAACGCCATCACGCTGGAGAAGGAGTACATCGAGCGCAACATCGCCGCCACCCGCTCGGCGTACGGCATCGGCGACGACAAGGTCACCTACGTGCCCTACAACCCGCCGAACACCGGTTCGCCGGCGTCGCTGGTGGCCAGCAACGCCAGCGTCCCCAACGCCCGGTTGCTGGACCCGACGCTGCTCTCGCCGACCTGGATCCAGCAGCAGCAGAACAAGAACTTCTACAGCTTCACCAGCCAGCTCGCGGTCGACCGGTACACCGTCAACGGTGAGACCGAGGACTACATCGTGGCGGTGCGTGAGGTCGACATCAGCAAGCTCGCCGAGAACCAGCAGAACTGGATCAACGAGCACCTGGTGTACACCCACGGTGACGGTTTCGTCGCCGCCCCCGCCAGTCAGGTGTCCGGTGCCTCCACCCAGGTCGAGGGCGGTGCCCAGGGCACCGGCTTCCCGACGTACGCCGTGTCCGACCTGGCCAACAAGGGGCAGGGGCCGATCCCGGTCCAGGAGCCCTTCACCCGGGTGTACTACGGCCAGCTCGGCGCGGACTACTCGATCGTCGGGGCCGAGCCCGGTCAGGACGGCCGGGAGTACGACACCGACAGCCCCGGCTACACCTACACCGGCTCCGGCGGCGTCGACGTCGGCAACCTGTTCAAGCGCCTGGTCTTCGCCACCCAGTACGGCGAGCCCAACTTCCTGTTCTCCACCGAGCTCAACGGCGCGTCGAAGATCATGTACAACCGTGACCCGGTCGAGCGCGTGGAGAAGGCGGCGCCCTTCCTGACCACCGACACCAAGCCCTACCCGGCGGTGGTCGACGGGCGCATCGTGTGGATCGTCGACGGCTACACCACCGCGGCGAACTACCCGTACGCGCAGAACGTCAGCCTCAACACCGCGACGAACAGCTCGCAGGTCGCGCAGGGCGCGACGGCCCAGGTCGACGAGCGGGTCAGCTACATCCGCAACTCGGTCAAGGCCACCGTGGACGCCTACGACGGCACGGTGAAGCTCTACGGCGTCGACGACACCGATCCGATCCTCAAGGCGTGGGAGGGCGTGTTCCCGGATCTCATCATCCCCGGCGACCAGGCCAGCGACGACCTCAAGGCGCACTTCCGCTACCCGCAGGACCTGTTCGAGGTGCAGCGCTCGCTGCTGGCGAAGTACCAGGTCAGCGACGGCACCGAGTTCTACCAGAGCTCCGGCTTCTGGCAGGTGCCCAACGACCCGACGGTGGACGGCACCGCGGCCAGCGCCGCGCAGCCGCCGTACTACCTGCAGCTGAGCCTGCCCGGCGAGGAGACGCCCAGCTTCCAGTTGACCAGCGCACTCACCGGGTTCCAGCGGCAGTTCATGGGTGGCTACATCTCGGCCTCGTCGGACCCGGGCAACTACGGCAAGATCACCGTGCTGCGCTTCCCGGGCGCGACCACCACGCCGGGTCCCGTGCAGGTGCAGCAGGTGCTGCGCAACAACCAGGACGTCTCCCGGAACCTCACGCTGATCGGCCTGCAGAACGTCAGGTTCGGCAACCTGCTGACCCTGCCGCTGGACAACGGGCTGCTGTACATCGAGCCCGTGTACGCACAGGCGCAGGCGGCCGGCGGTCAGTCCTACCCCCAGCTCAACCTGGTGCTGGTCTGGTACGGCTCCCGGGTGGGACTGGGCAACAGCATCGAGACGGCGCTGGAGAACGCGGCCGGTAGCGCCGTCGAGCCGGTGCCCGGCGACGGTGGTGACGGCGGCGGCACCTCCGTCCCGCCGACCACCGACGACGGGACGGGTGCGCCTTCGACCACGCCGCAGGTGCCGGCCAACGCCGAGCAGGCACTGGTCGAGGTCCAGTCGGCCCTCGAGGAGGTGAAGTCCGCGCAGACCGGCGGGTCCTTCGCCGAGGTCGGTGCCGCCCAGGACCGGTTGAACACCGCGCTGAGCAACTACCTCAACCTGGTGGGCGCGGGCACCACGCCGGACGGGTCCGCGCCGACGACCGAGGCCACCGAGACGACCGAGGCGACCACGGCGGCCCCGACGACGACGGGCTGA
- a CDS encoding PPA1309 family protein — MTSVPPPGPPAAPAFLEDPFLAVAVSEAEEFVGTAGWDQQPQLFALVRTAELIATQPEVAGHLDPGVVYTPIAQDPLPSAGLPEKLQQIAWPPAVAGCVLVQEIVVLPPSAQDALPDDPAAAAAVAAVHPERTEARLAVGVLRDGGAACLMRLRGDDADTPLRGADLAPNLVEALRLTFQ, encoded by the coding sequence ATGACTTCCGTTCCGCCTCCCGGCCCCCCCGCCGCCCCCGCCTTCCTCGAGGACCCGTTCCTGGCCGTCGCCGTGTCCGAGGCGGAGGAGTTCGTGGGCACCGCGGGATGGGACCAGCAGCCGCAGCTGTTCGCGCTGGTGCGCACCGCCGAGCTCATCGCCACCCAGCCCGAGGTCGCCGGGCACCTGGACCCGGGGGTCGTCTACACCCCGATCGCACAGGACCCGCTGCCGTCGGCGGGGCTGCCGGAGAAGTTGCAGCAGATCGCCTGGCCGCCGGCGGTGGCCGGCTGCGTGCTCGTCCAGGAGATTGTCGTGCTGCCGCCGTCCGCCCAGGACGCGCTGCCCGACGATCCCGCCGCGGCCGCCGCGGTGGCGGCGGTGCACCCGGAACGCACCGAGGCGCGGCTGGCCGTCGGGGTGCTGCGCGACGGTGGCGCCGCCTGCCTGATGCGGCTCCGCGGCGACGACGCGGACACGCCGCTGCGCGGCGCGGACCTCGCTCCCAACCTGGTGGAGGCCCTGCGGCTCACCTTCCAGTGA
- a CDS encoding PDZ domain-containing protein: protein MSWFKALTVRGKALLVGLLLTTVLVTLGATVKIPYVALGPGSTINTLGTYDGTPIFTFSGTGIPAAADEPEPPASHLNMTTVSVTDGMTLFGALGLWATGNFTLVPREEQFPPNQTVEQVQAKNAKDFQESQSASEVAALRYLDYPEVVYVGTIPEGSPSAEVLDPQDRVVALDGAPVTDFDSLRALLQSTVPGQVVTVTVDRAAGDGAVTRVDAQVTLAANAESGPQGFLGIGAVQRPVATFTIANALADSGIGGPSAGLMFTLGLIDRLTPGDLAGGRFIAGTGTIDENGAVGPIGGIVLKLIAARDAGATVFLVPEQNCPEALTRVPDGLTLVKVTTLADAMSALDAINGGRPTTGC, encoded by the coding sequence ATGTCGTGGTTCAAGGCGCTCACGGTGCGCGGAAAAGCTCTGCTGGTGGGCCTGCTGCTGACAACGGTGCTGGTCACGCTGGGTGCGACGGTGAAGATCCCCTATGTCGCGCTGGGCCCGGGCAGCACCATCAACACCCTCGGGACCTACGACGGCACGCCGATTTTCACCTTCAGCGGAACCGGGATCCCGGCGGCCGCCGACGAGCCCGAGCCGCCCGCCAGCCATCTGAACATGACGACCGTGTCGGTCACCGACGGCATGACGCTGTTCGGCGCGCTCGGCCTGTGGGCCACGGGCAACTTCACCCTGGTGCCCCGTGAGGAGCAGTTCCCGCCGAACCAGACGGTCGAGCAGGTGCAGGCCAAGAACGCCAAGGACTTCCAGGAGTCGCAGTCGGCCTCGGAGGTGGCGGCCCTGCGCTACCTGGACTACCCCGAGGTGGTCTACGTCGGGACCATCCCGGAGGGCTCGCCGAGCGCCGAGGTGCTCGACCCGCAGGACCGGGTCGTGGCCCTCGACGGCGCCCCGGTCACCGACTTCGACAGCCTGCGCGCCCTGCTGCAGTCGACGGTCCCCGGACAGGTGGTGACGGTCACCGTCGACCGGGCCGCCGGGGACGGCGCCGTGACCCGGGTGGACGCCCAGGTCACGCTGGCCGCCAACGCGGAGAGCGGACCGCAGGGCTTCCTCGGCATCGGCGCGGTGCAGCGTCCGGTCGCGACGTTCACCATCGCCAACGCACTGGCCGACTCCGGCATCGGCGGTCCGTCGGCGGGCCTGATGTTCACCCTGGGACTGATCGACCGCCTCACCCCCGGCGACCTCGCCGGCGGCCGGTTCATCGCCGGCACCGGGACCATCGACGAGAACGGCGCCGTCGGCCCGATCGGTGGCATCGTGCTCAAGCTGATCGCCGCGCGCGACGCCGGCGCCACGGTGTTCCTGGTGCCGGAGCAGAACTGCCCGGAAGCGCTGACCCGGGTGCCCGACGGCCTGACGCTGGTCAAGGTGACGACCCTCGCCGACGCGATGTCGGCCCTGGACGCGATCAACGGGGGCCGGCCCACCACCGGTTGCTGA
- a CDS encoding zinc-dependent metalloprotease: MPGGFDMNQLGAMLSQLGAMMSSATPSTGPVNYDLARKLAVQQLGSSHPVAGVDITKVRDAVALAEVWTEGATAFPAASRTVTAWTPREWVEQTMPAWEKLVAPIADRMGGALVETLPEEMRAQAGPMLGMLSQMGGMAFGSQLGAALSQLAGEVLTSTDIGLPLAPTGTAALMPRAVAEFGTSLGLEEDQVRLFLAAREVAHLRLYHGVPWLADKVVALVADYAAHITVDMSAAEELASSFDPSDMAALQQQLAQGMVAPEPTPAQQAIAQRLETLLALVEGWVDTVVGAAIGDRLPGGSALSETLRRRRATGGPAEQTFAALIGIELRPRKLRAAAGLWRDLGESRGVDGRDSLWSDYDLLPTSTDLDRPDEFVARDKQFNELLAGLGVDDLSAADFEDLPTTPDSDTDSGIDGPDGPARS, from the coding sequence ATGCCGGGTGGCTTCGACATGAACCAGCTGGGCGCGATGCTCTCCCAGCTCGGGGCCATGATGTCGTCGGCCACCCCGTCCACCGGGCCGGTGAACTACGACCTCGCCCGCAAGCTCGCCGTCCAGCAGCTGGGGTCCAGCCACCCGGTGGCCGGCGTCGACATCACCAAGGTGCGTGACGCCGTGGCGCTGGCCGAGGTCTGGACCGAGGGCGCCACCGCGTTCCCGGCCGCCTCCCGGACGGTCACCGCGTGGACCCCGCGGGAGTGGGTCGAGCAGACCATGCCCGCGTGGGAGAAGCTGGTCGCCCCCATCGCCGACCGGATGGGCGGCGCGCTCGTCGAGACCCTGCCCGAGGAGATGCGCGCGCAGGCGGGTCCGATGCTGGGCATGCTCAGCCAGATGGGCGGAATGGCCTTCGGGTCCCAGCTCGGTGCCGCGCTGTCCCAGCTCGCCGGCGAGGTGCTCACCTCGACCGACATCGGACTGCCCCTGGCGCCGACCGGCACCGCCGCGCTGATGCCCCGCGCGGTCGCCGAGTTCGGCACCAGCCTGGGCCTCGAGGAGGACCAGGTCCGGCTGTTCCTGGCCGCCCGTGAGGTCGCCCACCTGCGGCTCTACCACGGGGTGCCGTGGCTGGCCGACAAGGTCGTCGCGCTGGTGGCCGACTACGCCGCGCACATCACCGTCGACATGTCCGCCGCCGAGGAGCTGGCGTCCTCGTTCGATCCGAGCGACATGGCCGCCCTGCAGCAGCAGCTCGCGCAGGGCATGGTGGCGCCCGAGCCCACCCCCGCCCAGCAGGCGATCGCCCAGCGGCTGGAGACGCTGCTGGCGCTGGTGGAGGGCTGGGTGGACACCGTCGTCGGCGCCGCCATCGGCGACCGGCTGCCGGGCGGCAGCGCCCTGAGTGAGACGCTGCGTCGCCGCCGCGCCACCGGCGGACCTGCGGAGCAGACCTTCGCCGCCCTGATCGGGATCGAACTGCGCCCGCGCAAGCTGCGGGCCGCCGCCGGGCTCTGGCGTGACCTCGGCGAGTCCCGTGGCGTCGACGGCCGGGACTCGCTGTGGTCGGACTACGACCTGCTGCCCACCTCGACCGACCTCGACCGCCCGGACGAGTTCGTCGCCCGGGACAAGCAGTTCAACGAGCTGCTGGCCGGCCTCGGTGTCGACGACCTGTCGGCCGCCGACTTCGAGGACCTGCCGACGACCCCCGACTCCGACACCGACAGCGGCATCGACGGTCCGGACGGGCCCGCCAGGTCCTGA
- the mgrA gene encoding L-glyceraldehyde 3-phosphate reductase, with protein MTYIAADDRYTPMPYRRTGRSGLHLPAVSLGLWQNFGDVNPFETQKQILRRAFDLGVTHFDLANNYGPPYGSAETNFGRHFADDFRPYRDELVISSKAGYDMWPGPYGNWGSRKYLLASLDQSLDRMGLDYVDIFYSHRFDPETPLEETMGALHTAVVSGRALYAGISSYSPERTRQAAAILADLGTPLLIHQPSYSMFNRWIEPDLVDTLGELGVGCIAFSPLGQGLLTTRYLDGVPEGSRASRPGSLSTDLITDDVLARIRALHEIADGRGQSLAQLALSWVLRDERITSALIGASSVQQLEDNLAAVRRLDFTADELTAIDEHASDVGINLWEQSSSA; from the coding sequence GTGACCTACATCGCCGCGGACGACCGCTACACACCGATGCCCTACCGCCGCACGGGGAGGAGCGGCCTGCACCTGCCGGCCGTCTCCCTCGGACTCTGGCAGAACTTCGGGGACGTCAACCCCTTCGAGACCCAGAAGCAGATCCTGCGCCGCGCCTTCGACCTGGGTGTGACCCACTTCGACCTGGCCAACAACTACGGCCCGCCGTACGGCAGCGCCGAGACCAACTTCGGCCGGCACTTCGCCGACGACTTCCGGCCCTACCGCGACGAGCTGGTGATCTCCAGCAAGGCCGGCTACGACATGTGGCCGGGTCCGTACGGCAACTGGGGTTCGCGCAAGTACCTGCTCGCCAGCCTCGACCAGTCGTTGGACCGGATGGGCCTGGACTACGTCGACATCTTCTACTCGCACCGCTTCGACCCGGAGACGCCGCTCGAGGAGACGATGGGCGCACTGCACACCGCGGTGGTGTCCGGCCGGGCGCTCTACGCCGGCATCTCGTCCTACTCCCCGGAGCGCACCCGGCAGGCCGCCGCCATCCTGGCCGACCTCGGCACGCCGCTGCTGATCCACCAGCCGTCCTACTCGATGTTCAACCGGTGGATCGAGCCCGATCTGGTCGACACCCTCGGCGAGCTGGGAGTCGGGTGCATCGCGTTCTCCCCGCTCGGCCAGGGGCTGCTCACCACCCGCTACCTCGACGGCGTCCCGGAGGGATCCCGCGCGAGTCGGCCGGGATCGCTGTCCACCGACCTGATCACCGACGACGTGCTCGCCCGGATCCGGGCGCTCCACGAGATCGCGGACGGCCGCGGGCAGTCGCTGGCCCAGCTTGCGTTGTCCTGGGTGCTGCGCGACGAGCGGATCACCTCGGCCCTGATCGGCGCCTCGTCGGTGCAGCAGCTGGAGGACAACCTCGCCGCGGTCCGGCGGCTGGACTTCACCGCGGACGAGCTGACCGCCATCGACGAGCACGCCTCCGACGTCGGCATCAACCTGTGGGAGCAGTCCAGCTCCGCCTGA
- a CDS encoding DUF5679 domain-containing protein translates to MAETYNGYCVKCKEKRDFDGEVAETNGRRMAKGTCPVCGTKMNRILGKA, encoded by the coding sequence ATGGCTGAGACCTACAACGGCTACTGCGTGAAGTGCAAGGAGAAGCGCGACTTCGACGGCGAGGTGGCCGAGACCAACGGTCGCCGGATGGCCAAGGGCACCTGCCCGGTGTGCGGTACCAAGATGAACCGGATCCTCGGCAAGGCCTGA